From the genome of Gemmatimonas phototrophica, one region includes:
- a CDS encoding DNA-3-methyladenine glycosylase family protein → MTIPRLDAASLHEAVQALCAQDPALARIVAQHGPPTLWARDESFVTLVRIILEQQVSLESAATLFRRLDASVDGGLQPATIAALGADGLRALGVTRQKAAYLFALAEQVIERRLDLSALAALPDAEVLAQLQRVPGIGPWTAQVYLLFALGRPDAWPPGDLALHLALQQARELPKVPTSNEALHLASLWSPYRAVAARILWHGYLSQRGRSVP, encoded by the coding sequence GTGACGATCCCCCGCCTTGATGCAGCCTCGCTGCACGAGGCGGTGCAGGCGCTCTGCGCGCAGGACCCCGCACTCGCACGCATCGTCGCCCAGCACGGCCCGCCGACACTCTGGGCGCGCGACGAGAGCTTCGTGACGCTCGTGCGCATCATTCTTGAACAGCAGGTCTCACTGGAATCGGCCGCGACGCTCTTTCGTCGGCTGGATGCCAGCGTGGACGGCGGACTGCAACCGGCCACTATTGCTGCCCTTGGCGCCGATGGACTGCGCGCACTTGGCGTAACGCGGCAGAAGGCGGCCTACCTGTTCGCGCTGGCCGAACAGGTCATTGAACGCCGACTGGATCTCAGCGCGCTGGCCGCGCTACCCGACGCAGAGGTCTTGGCGCAGCTGCAGCGCGTACCCGGCATTGGCCCATGGACCGCTCAGGTGTATCTGCTCTTTGCGCTGGGGCGCCCCGATGCCTGGCCCCCCGGCGATCTCGCGTTGCACCTCGCGCTACAACAGGCGCGCGAATTGCCCAAGGTGCCCACCAGCAACGAGGCGCTGCATCTTGCGTCGCTCTGGTCGCCGTACCGCGCCGTCGCTGCGCGCATTCTCTGGCACGGGTATCTCAGCCAGCGCGGCCGATCAGTGCCATGA
- the asd gene encoding archaetidylserine decarboxylase (Phosphatidylserine decarboxylase is synthesized as a single chain precursor. Generation of the pyruvoyl active site from a Ser is coupled to cleavage of a Gly-Ser bond between the larger (beta) and smaller (alpha chains). It is an integral membrane protein.), whose product MVGQLLILLLSVLPKHALSRGAGWLAGRTIPVAWRGAVYRGYSRIFGAKPEEAEQPLEAYPSINAFFTRALKPGLRPLAPNAMVSPVDAAVGAYGVVQNDTLVQAKGRTYTLTSLLGDQALAQSFEGGTYTTLYLSPKDYHRIHVPLAGRITEATYIPGELWPVNSAAVMHVPDLFAVNERIVVLMDGARGGRMAIVPVGATMVGMTRLVFDDLHTNARRREVQRHVYNTPVVVEAGGPLGHFEFGSTVVLVCSPDCGVIEPLTLGVPVRMGQRIGALPSESQLA is encoded by the coding sequence ATGGTCGGCCAACTGCTCATTCTCCTGTTGTCGGTACTCCCCAAGCACGCCCTCAGCCGTGGGGCCGGGTGGCTGGCGGGGCGCACCATTCCTGTGGCCTGGCGGGGCGCCGTATATCGCGGCTACAGCCGTATCTTCGGGGCAAAGCCGGAAGAGGCGGAGCAGCCGCTGGAAGCCTATCCGAGCATCAACGCGTTCTTCACGCGCGCGCTCAAGCCGGGGCTTCGCCCGCTGGCACCCAACGCCATGGTCAGCCCGGTGGATGCAGCAGTGGGCGCCTACGGTGTGGTGCAGAACGACACGCTGGTGCAAGCCAAGGGGCGCACGTACACGCTCACATCGCTGCTCGGCGATCAGGCGTTGGCGCAGTCATTCGAGGGGGGCACGTACACCACGTTGTATCTGTCGCCCAAGGACTATCACCGCATCCATGTCCCGCTGGCGGGGCGCATTACCGAGGCCACGTACATCCCGGGCGAACTCTGGCCGGTGAACTCCGCCGCCGTGATGCACGTGCCCGACTTGTTTGCCGTGAACGAGCGCATTGTGGTGCTGATGGACGGCGCGCGCGGCGGGCGCATGGCCATTGTGCCGGTGGGTGCGACCATGGTGGGCATGACGCGACTGGTATTCGATGATCTGCACACCAACGCACGGCGTCGCGAGGTGCAGCGTCACGTGTACAACACACCCGTTGTTGTAGAAGCGGGCGGCCCGTTGGGGCACTTCGAGTTTGGCTCCACCGTGGTGCTGGTCTGTTCGCCCGATTGCGGCGTCATTGAGCCGCTTACGCTTGGAGTGCCGGTGCGCATGGGCCAACGTATTGGGGCGCTGCCCAGCGAGAGCCAACTCGCGTGA
- a CDS encoding VF530 family DNA-binding protein: protein MTDAPTPAPKPVDPLHGVTLKAMVEHLAERYGWDGLGDRITIRCFTHDPTVNSSLKFLRKTPWARAKVESLYLHSVAHPRKQTAAKAVVVEDTPETSPDAPA, encoded by the coding sequence ATGACCGACGCGCCCACGCCCGCCCCCAAACCCGTTGACCCACTGCATGGCGTCACGCTCAAAGCCATGGTGGAACATCTGGCCGAACGCTACGGCTGGGATGGGTTGGGCGATCGCATCACCATTCGTTGCTTCACGCACGATCCCACGGTGAACTCGTCGCTCAAGTTCCTGCGCAAGACGCCGTGGGCGCGGGCCAAGGTGGAGTCGCTGTATCTGCATTCGGTGGCGCATCCCCGAAAGCAGACCGCGGCCAAGGCCGTGGTGGTTGAGGACACCCCCGAGACCTCTCCCGACGCCCCGGCGTGA
- a CDS encoding TonB-dependent receptor codes for MSLSRFAWGVLTPTFLLAVPAAAQTSATVAGAITAADGNRPVEGAIVTLSGQPGRGQTDASGRYRLTTTASGSVWVVARGIGLLPDSVRVSLAAGQPARADFVLRRSTTTLQSIAVTANKRAESILEVPASITAYATEFLEKQSIQQFDQLSAYVPGLNVQLQSPNNPGFVIRGITSDDGTSYVEPRVSVFQDGVSISKSRGSVVELFDLERVEVLKGPQGTLFGRGAQIGAVHVIQNKAVNRREGFASVGSGNYNEVYANGMVNRPLLDGKLFGRVAAIYNKRDGFIDNTAGGTLNGKQTAAMRASLRWLPSATATVDIIANFQHDDSPGTSFKSVLYAPVGGTRTPFRSAALGGGDSLGINRQVGGLTVLWNQQLSSSVQFTSVTAGRRFYSDEAFDADGTLASALQFSEVAEGTQASQEFRLAYDRGGRLSGFAGVSGFWERGSQRVPFQTDERSFFALLSPLLGGSGVPFVPLIGADGQPNLSVTTNPLTRQPLKTDHVEQYQNFGETRAAEVFADATYTVQRLSLTAGLRGTYEDVDNGYEVQNSTTPGSLGVLLGAGRNNLFAPTNGRKSGTGAFRSAVGRGIASYDFGRGFLGYVSYAKGRRPNVVQVTAATVRTLSDERVYSTEAGLKGQLLGGRVQFDASAYQYDYRNFQTSITRLTATGLVNETLDAGSAKANGVEGSIRMQVNPSFAPFITYGYTDAQFDSTDVNGNRQARANNRFRLTPMHSYAAGFTLDGKLTRLGQGFVSPNMTYRGKIYFEDTNLPNIAEVGTFLFNARAGWRLKDQRTEITLIGRNLFSEPYIIDAGNTGGAFGIPTFIAGAPRLVSVQVSRRF; via the coding sequence ATGTCTTTGTCCCGTTTCGCGTGGGGGGTTTTGACCCCCACCTTTCTTCTGGCCGTCCCGGCCGCCGCGCAAACGTCTGCCACGGTGGCCGGCGCGATTACCGCCGCCGATGGCAACCGCCCCGTGGAAGGCGCCATCGTCACGTTGTCCGGGCAGCCCGGCCGTGGCCAGACGGATGCGTCTGGTCGCTATCGTCTCACGACCACGGCTAGCGGTTCGGTGTGGGTCGTCGCCCGCGGGATTGGCCTGCTCCCCGATAGCGTGCGTGTGTCACTCGCGGCGGGGCAACCGGCGCGCGCCGACTTCGTGCTGCGTCGCTCTACCACGACGCTCCAGTCCATTGCCGTCACGGCCAACAAGCGGGCCGAGTCGATTCTCGAAGTACCGGCGTCGATCACGGCGTACGCCACGGAGTTTCTTGAAAAGCAGAGCATTCAGCAGTTCGACCAACTGTCGGCGTATGTGCCGGGGCTCAATGTGCAACTGCAGAGTCCCAATAATCCGGGGTTTGTGATTCGCGGCATTACGTCGGACGACGGCACCAGCTATGTGGAGCCCCGTGTGTCCGTATTTCAGGACGGCGTCTCCATCAGCAAGTCACGCGGCTCCGTGGTGGAGCTGTTCGATCTGGAGCGCGTGGAAGTGCTGAAGGGCCCGCAGGGCACGCTCTTTGGGCGTGGGGCGCAGATTGGCGCGGTGCACGTGATTCAAAACAAGGCCGTCAATCGTCGTGAAGGGTTTGCCTCCGTCGGCAGCGGCAATTACAACGAAGTGTACGCCAACGGCATGGTGAACCGCCCGTTGCTCGATGGCAAGCTGTTTGGTCGCGTAGCCGCGATCTACAACAAGCGCGACGGATTCATTGATAACACGGCCGGTGGTACGCTGAATGGCAAGCAGACAGCCGCCATGCGCGCCTCGTTGCGCTGGTTGCCGTCGGCCACGGCCACCGTGGACATCATTGCCAACTTTCAGCACGACGACTCGCCCGGGACCTCGTTCAAGAGTGTGTTGTACGCGCCGGTCGGTGGTACCCGCACGCCATTCCGCAGCGCCGCGCTTGGCGGTGGCGATTCCCTGGGCATCAATCGTCAGGTGGGTGGCCTGACCGTGCTGTGGAACCAGCAGTTGTCGTCCTCGGTGCAGTTCACCAGCGTGACGGCGGGACGGCGATTCTACAGCGACGAGGCCTTTGACGCTGACGGCACGCTGGCGTCGGCGCTGCAGTTTAGCGAAGTGGCCGAAGGCACCCAGGCCAGCCAGGAGTTCCGTTTGGCGTACGATCGCGGCGGGCGCCTGAGTGGCTTTGCCGGTGTGAGCGGTTTCTGGGAGCGTGGTTCGCAGCGAGTGCCGTTTCAGACGGATGAGCGCAGCTTCTTCGCGCTGCTGTCGCCGCTGCTGGGAGGGTCGGGCGTTCCGTTCGTTCCCCTCATTGGCGCGGATGGGCAGCCGAACCTCAGCGTGACCACCAATCCGCTCACGCGCCAGCCGCTCAAGACCGATCACGTGGAGCAGTACCAGAACTTTGGCGAGACGCGCGCGGCCGAAGTATTTGCGGATGCCACGTACACGGTGCAGCGCCTGAGTCTGACGGCGGGGTTGCGCGGCACGTATGAAGACGTGGACAACGGCTACGAGGTACAGAACAGTACGACGCCGGGATCGCTGGGTGTGTTGTTGGGAGCCGGACGCAACAACCTCTTCGCGCCGACGAATGGCCGGAAGAGTGGCACCGGCGCGTTTCGGTCGGCGGTAGGCCGCGGTATTGCCAGCTATGATTTTGGACGCGGATTCCTGGGCTACGTGAGCTACGCCAAGGGCCGTCGCCCCAACGTGGTGCAAGTCACGGCCGCCACGGTGCGCACGCTGAGCGATGAGCGCGTGTACAGCACGGAGGCCGGGCTCAAGGGACAACTGCTGGGCGGGCGCGTGCAGTTCGACGCCAGCGCCTATCAGTACGATTACCGCAACTTCCAGACGAGCATCACGCGTCTCACCGCCACCGGATTGGTGAACGAAACGCTCGACGCCGGCAGTGCCAAGGCCAACGGCGTGGAAGGGAGTATCCGCATGCAGGTGAATCCGTCGTTCGCGCCGTTCATTACCTACGGGTACACCGACGCACAATTCGACAGCACGGATGTGAATGGCAACCGTCAAGCGCGGGCGAACAACCGCTTCCGCCTCACGCCCATGCACAGCTACGCAGCGGGTTTTACGCTCGACGGCAAGCTCACCCGCCTTGGCCAGGGCTTCGTTTCGCCCAACATGACGTACCGCGGCAAGATCTATTTTGAAGACACCAATCTGCCGAATATCGCCGAGGTGGGCACGTTCCTGTTCAACGCCCGCGCGGGATGGCGGCTCAAGGACCAGCGGACGGAGATCACGCTGATCGGGCGGAATCTGTTCAGCGAGCCGTACATCATTGACGCCGGCAACACCGGCGGGGCGTTCGGCATTCCCACGTTCATTGCCGGTGCGCCGCGCCTGGTGTCGGTACAGGTGAGCCGGCGGTTCTGA
- a CDS encoding alpha/beta fold hydrolase: MAAACCTLLPPLSRPLAAQSTAVARSVAPQQSALPIVFVHGNGDHAGLWDTTIWRFESNGYPANRLFAVDLPNPLSSSTIRAAELNRSTPEDQTAALAAYVTRVLLQTGAPKVVLVGSSRGGMTIRNYVRFGGGAAHVSHVITCGSPNHGVFALREMQPLSEYNGAGEYLQRLNAGSEVVAGVRFLALRSDSLDKYAQASGAGLGNPSMKTGVDATGPALRGATNVVLPGTDHREVAFGPASFAAQYRFVTQRAPRTTAIVADTVAVLNGMVSRNVNDGPTNLPTIGAQVTVYTVDPTTGMRSGSAVHRATTGVMGEWGPFRAQPTQTYEFEVVAPDSSVLLHVYRSPLLRSSRVVNFRLPSLPAGKKDSTSVLITRPRGYFGVGRDTVQFDGAAARGITPGVPSVDRAIRWFATDSSRTVVTRVNGETIVVRTRPDDKRRLVLAEFLY; the protein is encoded by the coding sequence ATGGCAGCGGCGTGTTGCACGCTGCTGCCGCCGCTGTCCCGGCCGCTCGCGGCACAGAGTACGGCGGTGGCGCGCTCCGTGGCGCCCCAACAGAGCGCTCTACCCATTGTGTTCGTCCATGGCAATGGCGACCACGCCGGGCTCTGGGACACCACCATCTGGCGCTTCGAAAGCAACGGCTATCCCGCCAATCGTCTCTTCGCCGTCGATCTGCCCAATCCGCTCTCGTCCAGCACCATTCGGGCGGCCGAGCTGAATCGGAGCACCCCCGAAGACCAAACGGCCGCGCTGGCGGCGTACGTCACGCGCGTGCTGTTGCAGACCGGCGCTCCCAAGGTGGTGCTGGTGGGCAGTTCACGCGGCGGCATGACCATTCGCAACTACGTGCGCTTTGGTGGTGGGGCGGCGCACGTCTCGCACGTGATCACGTGCGGCTCGCCCAATCATGGCGTGTTTGCGCTCCGCGAGATGCAGCCCCTCTCGGAGTACAATGGGGCCGGAGAGTATCTGCAGCGCCTCAACGCCGGCAGCGAAGTGGTCGCCGGCGTGCGCTTCCTGGCGCTGCGTTCGGATTCGCTGGACAAGTATGCGCAGGCCAGCGGGGCCGGGTTGGGCAATCCATCCATGAAAACCGGCGTGGATGCCACTGGACCAGCGCTCCGCGGCGCCACGAATGTCGTGTTGCCCGGCACCGACCACCGCGAAGTGGCCTTCGGCCCGGCATCGTTTGCGGCGCAGTATCGCTTCGTTACGCAGCGCGCGCCGCGCACCACGGCCATCGTGGCCGACACGGTGGCCGTGCTCAACGGTATGGTGAGTCGCAACGTCAACGACGGCCCCACGAATCTGCCCACCATTGGGGCACAAGTGACGGTGTATACCGTGGACCCCACCACAGGTATGCGCAGTGGGTCGGCGGTGCACCGTGCCACCACCGGCGTGATGGGCGAATGGGGGCCGTTTCGCGCGCAGCCCACACAAACCTACGAGTTCGAAGTGGTCGCGCCCGACAGCAGTGTGCTGTTGCATGTGTACCGTTCGCCGCTGCTGCGCTCAAGCCGCGTGGTGAACTTTCGCCTGCCGTCGCTGCCGGCCGGAAAAAAGGACAGCACGAGCGTGCTGATCACGCGCCCGCGCGGCTACTTCGGCGTAGGACGCGACACGGTGCAGTTTGATGGTGCAGCGGCGCGTGGCATCACGCCTGGTGTGCCATCGGTAGACCGTGCCATCCGCTGGTTCGCCACGGATTCATCACGCACCGTGGTCACACGCGTGAACGGCGAAACCATTGTGGTGCGCACCCGCCCCGACGATAAGCGGCGGTTGGTGCTGGCGGAGTTCTTGTACTGA
- a CDS encoding PH domain-containing protein produces the protein MFKKFAAEALGLSDIGIIVSQKDYDKVDADDYLFHEDQEKIYFLIKSKKDEYCFTNLALIHVDGESAISSKRVIKRYDYAQYAINGVTIETAGTIDLDIELKFTIGDKLFSIDVRKDHLEQLKDIYKALHTIGKLQRKDEFGRSHAMSAASVLGSMLKLNGAADPAAVGAHFRSLLDELNEAVLERHMRKDFSVVFEKYIHA, from the coding sequence ATGTTCAAGAAGTTTGCCGCTGAAGCGCTTGGGCTGAGTGACATCGGCATCATCGTGTCGCAGAAGGATTACGACAAGGTTGATGCTGACGATTATCTCTTTCACGAAGATCAGGAAAAGATCTACTTCCTGATCAAGTCCAAGAAAGACGAGTACTGCTTCACGAATCTTGCGCTCATTCATGTGGACGGAGAATCGGCCATTTCGAGCAAGCGGGTCATCAAGCGCTACGACTACGCGCAGTACGCCATCAATGGCGTGACCATCGAAACCGCGGGCACAATTGACCTCGACATCGAACTCAAGTTCACCATTGGCGACAAGCTGTTCAGCATCGATGTGCGCAAGGATCACCTGGAGCAGCTGAAGGACATCTACAAGGCGTTGCACACCATCGGCAAACTGCAGCGCAAAGATGAATTTGGGCGCTCGCACGCCATGTCCGCGGCGTCGGTACTAGGCTCCATGCTCAAACTCAATGGGGCGGCCGATCCGGCGGCGGTGGGTGCGCACTTTCGCTCGTTGCTCGATGAACTGAACGAGGCCGTGCTGGAGCGCCACATGCGCAAGGATTTCAGCGTGGTGTTCGAGAAGTACATCCACGCGTGA
- a CDS encoding ketoacyl-ACP synthase III: MTPARYAAITGWGEGLPPAVLTNEDLSTFLDTSDEWITQRTGMKERRISHVSAIDMATLASRRALACAALDAKDLQLIVYGSCSPDEQVPNSASGVQVALGATRAAAMDVNTACTSFLYGLSSATAMIQSGMVDNALVIGVEYISPFMDWSNRNVAVLFGDGAAAVVLQASDEPGGVIGTVLGCDAEARQTLRVRGMGCSYVNGDLHYGDTLWDFDGQAIFKRAVHGMSDACGRVMATAGVSAADIDLVVPHQANLRIIEAVAKYAGVPMERVMLTVQRYGNMSAATVPVSLVDALKEGRITPGSLVLMPGFGGGLTFGALLVRWGNRVTPLGESDAQHPPLEQSALEMVNAIRARQDPHGRSKDALLQTRFIESQLAPA, from the coding sequence ATGACACCTGCCCGCTACGCGGCCATCACCGGCTGGGGCGAAGGGCTCCCGCCCGCCGTCCTTACCAACGAAGACCTGTCCACGTTCCTCGACACATCGGACGAGTGGATCACGCAGCGCACCGGCATGAAGGAGCGCCGCATTTCCCATGTCTCGGCCATCGATATGGCCACATTGGCGAGCAGGCGCGCCCTGGCCTGCGCGGCCCTCGACGCCAAGGACCTGCAGCTCATCGTCTATGGCAGTTGCTCGCCGGACGAACAGGTGCCCAATTCGGCCTCTGGCGTTCAGGTGGCGCTGGGCGCAACACGCGCGGCGGCCATGGATGTGAACACGGCGTGCACGAGCTTTTTGTACGGCCTCTCCAGCGCCACCGCCATGATTCAGAGTGGCATGGTAGACAATGCGCTGGTGATTGGCGTGGAGTACATCAGCCCGTTCATGGATTGGAGCAACCGCAACGTGGCGGTCTTGTTTGGCGACGGCGCCGCGGCGGTGGTCCTGCAGGCCAGCGATGAACCCGGCGGCGTCATTGGCACCGTCCTGGGCTGTGACGCCGAGGCCCGACAGACGCTGCGCGTACGAGGCATGGGGTGCTCGTACGTGAACGGCGATCTTCACTACGGCGACACGCTATGGGACTTTGACGGACAGGCCATTTTCAAGCGGGCCGTGCACGGTATGAGTGATGCCTGCGGCCGCGTGATGGCCACGGCGGGTGTATCCGCCGCCGACATCGATTTGGTGGTACCACACCAGGCCAACCTGCGCATTATTGAAGCGGTGGCCAAGTATGCCGGTGTGCCAATGGAGCGGGTGATGCTCACGGTGCAGCGCTATGGCAACATGAGTGCGGCCACGGTACCGGTGTCGCTGGTGGACGCGCTCAAGGAAGGGCGCATCACTCCGGGCAGCCTGGTGTTGATGCCCGGCTTTGGCGGTGGGCTCACCTTTGGGGCACTGCTGGTCCGGTGGGGCAACCGCGTGACCCCCCTCGGGGAAAGCGACGCGCAGCATCCGCCGTTGGAGCAGAGTGCGCTGGAGATGGTGAACGCAATACGCGCCCGCCAGGACCCCCACGGCCGCTCGAAGGACGCGCTCTTGCAGACGCGGTTCATCGAAAGCCAGCTGGCGCCGGCCTAA